One Deltaproteobacteria bacterium DNA segment encodes these proteins:
- a CDS encoding acyl-CoA dehydrogenase: MIDFGLTEDQEALQRAAREFLARECPPALVRETAKTPDGVPRALYARMAELGWMGLVVPEKEGGLGLSMLDLALVLEELGRAAAPGPFLPTQLVIHALLRAGAGAERKAWLPRLVAGECFAALAYLEDSDRHDAEGITLPARRTRDGWRLGGTKLFVMGAPGAELLLVAARTGRKDVSLFLVETSAPGVRVRRDETIDLTRRVGEVSLRDVGVERSALVGREGAGWPLLARLLDLGAIGLAADSLGGAARALEMAVEYSKVRQQFGRPIGSFQALKHMAAETVSEVEPARSLVWYAAYAFDHRPREAARAAAIAKARLGEVYSRTVNRSVQMHGGIGFTWEHDLHLWFKRARWNEVAFGDPAYHRERLATMDGY; the protein is encoded by the coding sequence TTGATCGACTTCGGCCTCACTGAGGACCAGGAGGCCCTCCAACGCGCGGCGCGCGAGTTCCTGGCGCGCGAGTGCCCGCCGGCGCTCGTGCGCGAGACCGCGAAGACGCCCGACGGCGTGCCGCGCGCGCTCTACGCCAGGATGGCCGAGCTCGGCTGGATGGGGCTCGTCGTGCCGGAGAAGGAGGGTGGGCTCGGGCTCTCGATGCTCGACCTGGCGCTCGTGCTGGAGGAGCTCGGGCGCGCGGCCGCGCCGGGGCCCTTCCTGCCGACGCAGCTCGTGATCCACGCGCTGCTGCGCGCCGGCGCGGGGGCAGAGCGCAAGGCGTGGCTGCCGCGCCTGGTCGCGGGCGAGTGCTTCGCCGCCCTCGCCTACCTGGAGGATAGCGACCGCCACGACGCGGAGGGGATCACGCTACCCGCGCGCCGCACGCGCGACGGCTGGCGGCTCGGCGGGACGAAGCTCTTCGTCATGGGCGCGCCGGGCGCCGAGCTGCTGCTCGTCGCCGCGCGCACCGGGCGGAAGGATGTGTCGCTCTTCCTGGTGGAGACGAGCGCGCCCGGTGTGCGTGTGCGGCGCGACGAGACCATCGACCTCACGCGCCGCGTGGGCGAGGTCAGCCTGCGCGACGTCGGCGTCGAGCGCAGCGCGCTCGTCGGCCGCGAGGGCGCCGGCTGGCCGCTCCTCGCCCGGCTCCTCGATCTCGGCGCGATCGGTCTCGCCGCCGACAGCCTGGGCGGCGCCGCGCGCGCGCTCGAGATGGCGGTCGAGTACTCGAAGGTGCGCCAGCAGTTCGGCCGGCCCATCGGCTCCTTCCAGGCGCTCAAGCACATGGCCGCCGAGACGGTGTCGGAGGTGGAGCCTGCGCGCTCGCTCGTCTGGTACGCGGCCTACGCGTTCGACCACCGCCCGCGCGAGGCGGCGCGCGCAGCCGCGATCGCCAAGGCACGGCTGGGCGAGGTCTACAGCCGCACGGTCAACCGCTCGGTGCAGATGCACGGCGGGATCGGCTTCACTTGGGAGCACGACCTGCACCTCTGGTTCAAGCGCGCGCGCTGGAACGAGGTGGCGTTCGGGGACCCCGCGTACCACCGCGAGCGGCTGGCGACGATGGACGGGTACTGA
- a CDS encoding acyl-CoA dehydrogenase, whose amino-acid sequence MDLSYTPEELAFQREVRAWLRRNVPGRQRDERPVEFGDPRRIAAAKAWQRKVHAAGYLALAWPRDWGGQGADIMRQTIVNDEMVRARAPGLIGLLGISMVGPTLIQHGTEEQRRRHLPKILTAEEIWCQGYSEPGAGSDLASLRTRAELRGDEFVVNGQKVWTSNAQYADWMFCLVRTDPDASRHAGISYILIDMRTPGITVRPLVQMTGDAGFNEVFLEDVRVPRANLVGQLNAGWQVANATLAHERNMLGSTTRTQQTFQKLVRLARTHRRNGGPASEDPVVRQRLADLAIRVETMRLEAYRQLTDALHGRPPGISASINKLVTTELNHDIARAALDVLGSYGPLHKRDPRARDGGVWPSDFMYSLGLIIGGGTSQIQKNIIAERGLGMPREARGIR is encoded by the coding sequence TTCGGCGACCCGCGCCGCATCGCCGCGGCCAAGGCCTGGCAGCGGAAGGTCCACGCGGCCGGCTACCTGGCGCTCGCCTGGCCGCGCGACTGGGGCGGCCAGGGCGCCGACATCATGCGCCAGACGATCGTCAACGACGAGATGGTGCGCGCGCGGGCCCCGGGGCTGATCGGCCTCCTCGGCATCTCGATGGTCGGCCCGACGCTCATCCAGCACGGCACCGAGGAGCAGCGGCGCCGCCACCTCCCCAAGATCCTGACCGCCGAGGAGATCTGGTGCCAGGGCTACTCGGAGCCGGGGGCGGGCTCGGACCTGGCCTCGCTGCGCACGCGCGCGGAGCTCCGCGGCGACGAGTTCGTCGTGAACGGGCAGAAGGTGTGGACGTCGAACGCGCAGTACGCCGACTGGATGTTCTGCCTCGTGCGCACCGATCCCGACGCGTCCAGGCACGCCGGCATCTCCTACATCCTGATCGACATGAGGACGCCCGGCATCACGGTGCGCCCGCTCGTGCAGATGACGGGCGACGCCGGCTTCAACGAGGTCTTCCTCGAGGACGTCCGCGTGCCGCGCGCGAACCTGGTCGGCCAGCTGAACGCCGGCTGGCAGGTGGCGAACGCCACCCTCGCCCACGAGCGCAACATGCTGGGCTCGACCACGCGCACGCAGCAGACGTTCCAGAAGCTCGTGCGCCTCGCGCGCACCCACCGCCGGAACGGCGGCCCCGCGAGCGAGGATCCCGTCGTCCGCCAGCGTCTCGCCGACCTCGCCATCCGCGTCGAGACGATGAGGCTCGAGGCCTACCGCCAGCTGACCGACGCGCTCCACGGCCGGCCGCCCGGCATCTCGGCGTCGATCAACAAGCTGGTGACGACCGAGCTGAACCACGACATCGCGCGTGCGGCGCTCGACGTCCTGGGCTCCTACGGGCCGCTCCACAAGCGCGACCCCCGCGCGCGCGACGGCGGCGTGTGGCCGAGCGACTTCATGTACTCCCTCGGCCTGATCATCGGCGGCGGCACCTCGCAGATCCAGAAGAACATCATCGCCGAGCGCGGGCTCGGCATGCCGCGCGAGGCCCGCGGCATACGATGA